The proteins below come from a single Streptomyces sp. SCSIO 75703 genomic window:
- a CDS encoding lytic murein transglycosylase, which produces MAAQFGRRLRKGAVTTTVAAVAVAALSASQAPDVTGGAPGTGTTSDSTAPRGPADGDSATGNSPYYTALPPLNSPNPAPATGTADSRGPSEAGIPATVLDAYKKAEATLRRDKPGCNLPWQLLAAIGKVESGHANGGRLDAEGTTLTRIIGPQLDGNGFALIKDTDGGRYDGNSEYDNAVGPMQFIPSTWAWAGRDGNGDGVKDPNNIHDATLAAGHYLCRNGWDLSRQADLRRAVLSYNNSEDYFRTVMSWLEYYRQNTHEIPDGTGPLPGARSDSDRRTTRPGPATGTGGSTGRTPGSGPGVTPGPSAPAPAPGKPAEPARPTEPTPPGTGSPRPEPSDPPAETPTPTPTDTVHRLENAGTPRLTATAGDAFAQRIGARAVTQDGDAVAGVRVRFTVTGDTDAAFAGGENVATVRTDASGLAHAPALRAGEKTGVFTVRATVVGRLTPVLSYRATVTERTADTLVRTAGTPLTCAPGEQFADRVRVKATREGEAAGKVAVTATLVTSGEDPAENDKGPHFKDADGNAVRTLTGLRTDADGLLTLPELYADDTTGTFVLRLTTAGGATLDVRLDVAEPETEPSPGPSTGTDRS; this is translated from the coding sequence ATGGCGGCCCAATTCGGCAGGCGGCTCCGCAAGGGCGCGGTCACCACCACCGTGGCGGCGGTCGCGGTCGCGGCCCTGTCCGCGTCCCAGGCCCCCGACGTGACCGGCGGAGCACCCGGCACGGGGACCACCTCCGACTCCACCGCCCCCCGCGGCCCGGCCGACGGCGACAGCGCCACCGGCAACTCCCCCTACTACACCGCCCTGCCGCCGCTCAACAGCCCGAACCCGGCCCCGGCCACCGGCACCGCCGACTCCCGGGGCCCGTCCGAGGCGGGGATACCCGCGACCGTCCTCGACGCCTACAAGAAGGCCGAGGCGACGCTGCGCCGCGACAAGCCGGGCTGCAACCTCCCCTGGCAACTCCTCGCCGCCATCGGCAAGGTGGAGTCCGGGCACGCCAACGGCGGCCGTCTCGACGCCGAGGGGACCACCCTCACCCGCATCATCGGCCCCCAGCTCGACGGCAACGGCTTCGCGCTCATCAAGGACACCGACGGCGGCCGGTACGACGGCAACAGCGAGTACGACAACGCCGTCGGCCCCATGCAGTTCATCCCCTCGACCTGGGCCTGGGCCGGCCGCGACGGCAACGGCGACGGCGTCAAGGACCCGAACAACATCCACGACGCCACCCTCGCCGCCGGGCACTACCTGTGCCGCAACGGCTGGGACCTCTCCCGGCAGGCCGACCTCCGCCGCGCCGTGCTCAGCTACAACAACTCCGAGGACTACTTCCGCACGGTCATGTCCTGGCTGGAGTACTACCGCCAGAACACCCACGAGATCCCGGACGGCACCGGCCCGCTGCCCGGCGCCCGCAGCGACTCCGACCGCCGCACGACCCGCCCCGGCCCGGCCACCGGCACCGGCGGCTCCACCGGCCGCACCCCGGGCAGCGGCCCCGGCGTCACCCCGGGCCCGTCGGCCCCCGCCCCCGCCCCCGGCAAGCCGGCCGAGCCGGCCCGGCCCACCGAGCCCACCCCGCCCGGCACCGGCTCCCCGCGGCCCGAACCGAGCGACCCGCCGGCCGAGACGCCCACCCCCACGCCCACCGACACGGTGCACCGCCTGGAGAACGCCGGCACCCCGCGGCTCACCGCGACCGCCGGCGACGCCTTCGCCCAGCGCATCGGCGCCCGTGCCGTGACGCAGGACGGCGACGCCGTCGCCGGCGTCCGGGTCCGCTTCACCGTCACCGGCGACACCGACGCCGCCTTCGCCGGCGGCGAGAACGTCGCCACGGTCCGCACCGACGCCTCCGGCCTCGCCCACGCGCCCGCGCTGCGGGCGGGCGAGAAGACCGGCGTCTTCACCGTCCGCGCCACCGTCGTCGGCCGCCTGACCCCCGTCCTCTCCTACCGGGCCACCGTCACCGAACGCACCGCCGACACCCTCGTCCGCACCGCCGGAACACCGCTCACCTGCGCCCCCGGCGAGCAGTTCGCCGACCGGGTCCGGGTGAAGGCCACCCGCGAGGGCGAAGCCGCCGGCAAGGTCGCTGTCACCGCCACCCTCGTCACCTCCGGCGAGGACCCCGCCGAGAACGACAAGGGCCCCCACTTCAAGGACGCCGACGGCAACGCCGTCCGCACCCTCACCGGACTGCGCACCGACGCCGACGGCCTGCTGACCCTGCCCGAGCTGTACGCCGACGACACCACCGGCACCTTCGTGCTCCGCCTCACCACCGCGGGCGGCGCCACGCTCGACGTCCGCCTGGACGTCGCCGAGCCCGAGACCGAACCGTCCCCCGGCCCCTCCACCGGGACCGACCGGTCCTGA
- the hrpB gene encoding ATP-dependent helicase HrpB yields MIRDDALDALPVRAALPALRDALAGHGTAVLVAPPGTGKTTLVPPALAGLLGDGPPRRVVVAEPRRIAARAAARRIAWLLGERPGGRVGYTVRGERVVGRDTRVEVVTTGVLLQRLQRDQELTGVDAVVLDECHERHLDADTTAAFLWDVRQTLRPDLRLVAASATTDAEGWSRLLGDAPVVEAPGVSHPVEVVWAPPARPFRPPHGTRVDPALPAHVAAVVRRALSERDGDVLCFLPGVGEIARVAGALGSLGGVDVLQVHGRAPAAAQDAVLSPGPRRRVVLATSVAESSLTVPGVRVVVDAGLAREPRVDHARGLSALTTVRASRASARQRAGRAGREAPGAVYRCWTPAEDARLPPFPAPEIKVADLTAFALQAACWGDPDASGLALLDAPPAGAMAAARSVLAAVGAVDSAGRATARGVRLARLGLHPRLGRALLDAGGSEAVAEVVALLGEEPPREYGSDLASAVRAARRGGDAYGARWRAEVRRLRSAVGEGAGPAPGVVVPPAGDALAGLVAALAYPERVARRDGGSHLMASGTRAEPPEGSGLREAPWIAVAVADRPAGRGHARVRLAAAVDEGTARLAAGALLTERDEVRWADGDVVARRVASLGAIELAARPLRDPDPGLVREALSEGLRREGLGLLRWSAEARGLRQRLAFLRLHRGEPWPDVGEEALHARRAEWLEPELGRARRRADLARIDAGQALARLLPWASGEAGRLDALAPERITVPSGSRVRVDYGDPERPVLAVKLQEMFGLQRSPEVAGVPLLVHLLSPAGRPAAVTADLASFWREGYRAVRAELRGRYPRHPWPEDPASAEPTRHTRARLGR; encoded by the coding sequence GTGATCCGTGACGACGCCCTGGACGCCCTGCCCGTACGTGCCGCCCTGCCGGCGTTGCGCGACGCCCTCGCGGGCCACGGCACCGCCGTGCTGGTCGCGCCGCCCGGCACCGGGAAGACCACGCTGGTGCCGCCGGCCCTGGCGGGCCTGCTCGGCGACGGGCCGCCGCGCCGGGTGGTCGTGGCCGAGCCCCGGCGGATCGCGGCGCGCGCGGCCGCCCGGCGGATCGCGTGGCTGCTGGGCGAACGGCCGGGCGGGCGGGTCGGCTACACCGTGCGCGGCGAACGGGTCGTGGGGCGGGACACGCGCGTGGAGGTCGTCACCACCGGCGTGCTGCTCCAGCGGCTCCAGCGGGACCAGGAGCTGACCGGTGTCGACGCGGTGGTGCTCGACGAGTGCCACGAACGGCACCTCGACGCGGACACGACGGCGGCCTTCCTGTGGGACGTGCGGCAGACGCTGCGGCCCGACCTGCGACTGGTGGCCGCCTCCGCGACGACCGACGCAGAGGGCTGGTCCCGGCTGCTGGGCGACGCGCCGGTGGTCGAGGCGCCGGGCGTGTCGCACCCGGTGGAGGTCGTGTGGGCGCCGCCGGCCCGTCCGTTCCGGCCGCCGCACGGCACGCGTGTGGACCCGGCGCTGCCGGCACACGTGGCCGCGGTCGTGCGCCGTGCCCTTTCGGAACGCGACGGCGACGTGCTCTGTTTCCTGCCCGGGGTGGGGGAGATCGCCCGGGTCGCGGGGGCCCTCGGGAGCCTCGGCGGGGTGGACGTGCTCCAGGTGCACGGGCGGGCGCCCGCCGCGGCGCAGGACGCGGTGCTGAGCCCGGGGCCGCGGCGCCGGGTGGTGCTGGCGACGTCGGTGGCCGAGTCGTCCCTGACGGTGCCGGGCGTGCGGGTGGTGGTGGACGCGGGGCTGGCGCGGGAGCCGCGGGTGGACCACGCGCGGGGGCTGAGCGCGCTCACCACGGTGCGCGCCTCGCGGGCGTCGGCGCGGCAGCGGGCCGGGCGCGCGGGCCGGGAGGCTCCGGGCGCGGTGTACCGGTGCTGGACACCGGCGGAGGACGCCCGGCTGCCGCCGTTCCCGGCACCGGAGATCAAGGTGGCCGATCTGACGGCGTTCGCGCTCCAGGCGGCCTGTTGGGGCGATCCGGACGCCTCCGGTCTGGCGCTGCTGGACGCGCCGCCGGCCGGGGCGATGGCGGCGGCGCGGTCGGTGCTGGCGGCGGTGGGCGCGGTGGACTCCGCCGGGCGGGCCACCGCGCGGGGTGTCCGGCTGGCGCGGCTGGGGCTGCATCCCCGGCTGGGGCGGGCCCTGCTGGACGCCGGGGGATCGGAGGCGGTGGCCGAGGTGGTCGCGCTGCTCGGCGAGGAGCCGCCGCGCGAGTACGGGAGCGATCTGGCGTCCGCCGTCCGGGCGGCCCGGCGGGGCGGGGACGCCTACGGGGCCCGGTGGCGGGCGGAGGTGCGCCGGCTGCGGTCGGCGGTGGGCGAGGGGGCGGGACCGGCGCCAGGCGTGGTGGTGCCGCCGGCCGGGGACGCGCTCGCGGGGCTCGTGGCGGCGCTCGCGTACCCGGAGCGGGTGGCCAGGAGGGACGGCGGTTCGCACCTGATGGCGTCCGGGACCCGCGCGGAGCCGCCGGAGGGCTCGGGGCTGCGGGAAGCACCGTGGATCGCCGTGGCGGTGGCCGACCGGCCGGCGGGCCGCGGGCACGCGCGCGTGCGGCTCGCCGCGGCGGTGGACGAGGGGACGGCCCGGCTCGCCGCGGGGGCGCTGCTGACGGAGCGGGACGAGGTGCGCTGGGCGGACGGCGACGTGGTCGCCCGGCGGGTCGCGTCGCTCGGCGCGATCGAACTGGCCGCCCGCCCGCTGCGCGATCCGGACCCGGGGCTCGTACGGGAGGCGCTGTCGGAGGGGTTGCGGCGGGAGGGCCTCGGGCTGCTGCGCTGGTCGGCCGAGGCGCGGGGGCTGCGGCAGCGGCTGGCGTTCCTGCGGCTGCACCGGGGCGAGCCCTGGCCGGACGTCGGCGAGGAGGCGCTGCACGCGCGGCGGGCCGAGTGGCTGGAGCCGGAGCTGGGCCGGGCGCGGCGGCGGGCCGACCTGGCGCGGATCGACGCGGGGCAGGCGCTGGCGCGGCTGCTGCCGTGGGCGTCGGGCGAGGCGGGGCGGCTCGACGCGCTCGCCCCGGAGCGGATCACGGTGCCCAGCGGTTCCCGGGTCCGGGTCGACTACGGCGATCCGGAGCGGCCGGTGCTGGCGGTGAAGCTCCAGGAGATGTTCGGGCTCCAGCGCTCGCCGGAGGTGGCGGGCGTTCCGCTCCTGGTGCACCTGTTGTCGCCGGCGGGGCGGCCGGCCGCGGTCACCGCGGACCTCGCGTCCTTCTGGCGGGAGGGGTACCGCGCGGTGCGCGCGGAACTGCGCGGCCGGTATCCGAGGCATCCCTGGCCCGAGGACCCGGCCTCGGCGGAGCCGACCCGGCACACCAGGGCGCGGCTCGGGCGCTGA
- a CDS encoding class I SAM-dependent methyltransferase: protein MPEVRARRVARAERPSEEPKTSTREPAIQEPEGPQTEAPEPEATRRAAGVTESSRANRGWWDRNADEYQTEHGTFLGDERFVWCPEGLDEVEAELLGPPEKLAGRDVLEIGAGAAQCSRWLAAQGARPVALDLSHRQLQHALRIGGSFPLVCADASVLPFADGSFDLACSAYGALPFVADPRLVLREVRRVLRPGGRFVFSVTHPLRWAFPDEPGPEGLSVSGSYFDRTPYVEQDEEGRAVYVEHHRTIGDRVRDVVTSGFRLVDLVEPEWPDWNTSEWGGWSPLRGHLVPGTAIFVCERD, encoded by the coding sequence GTGCCCGAGGTCCGCGCCCGGCGTGTCGCACGAGCCGAAAGACCTTCGGAAGAGCCGAAGACTAGTACGAGGGAGCCCGCCATCCAAGAGCCCGAAGGACCCCAGACCGAGGCGCCCGAACCCGAGGCCACCCGCCGCGCCGCGGGGGTCACGGAGAGTTCCCGCGCCAACCGCGGCTGGTGGGACAGGAACGCGGACGAGTACCAGACCGAGCACGGCACGTTCCTCGGCGACGAGCGTTTCGTGTGGTGCCCCGAGGGGCTGGACGAGGTCGAGGCGGAACTGCTCGGCCCGCCGGAGAAGCTGGCGGGAAGGGACGTCCTGGAGATCGGCGCCGGCGCCGCCCAGTGCTCGCGGTGGCTGGCCGCCCAGGGCGCCCGTCCGGTGGCCCTGGACCTCTCGCACCGCCAGCTCCAGCACGCACTGCGGATCGGCGGGTCCTTCCCTCTGGTCTGCGCCGACGCGTCCGTCCTGCCCTTCGCGGACGGCTCCTTCGACCTGGCGTGCTCGGCCTACGGGGCACTGCCCTTCGTCGCCGATCCGCGGCTGGTGCTGCGGGAGGTGCGCCGGGTGCTGCGGCCGGGCGGGCGCTTCGTCTTCTCGGTGACGCACCCACTGCGCTGGGCGTTCCCGGACGAGCCGGGCCCCGAGGGGCTGTCGGTCTCCGGTTCCTACTTCGACCGCACGCCCTACGTGGAGCAGGACGAGGAGGGCCGCGCGGTCTACGTGGAGCACCACAGGACGATCGGCGACCGGGTCCGCGACGTCGTCACGTCCGGCTTCCGCCTGGTGGACCTGGTGGAGCCGGAGTGGCCGGACTGGAACACCTCCGAGTGGGGCGGCTGGTCCCCGCTGCGCGGGCACCTCGTCCCCGGCACGGCGATCTTCGTCTGCGAGCGCGACTGA
- the rpsA gene encoding 30S ribosomal protein S1, with amino-acid sequence MTSSTETTATTPQVAVNDIGNEEAFLAAIDETIKYFNDGDIVDGVIVKVDRDEVLLDIGYKTEGVIPSRELSIKHDVDPNEVVAVGDEIEALVLQKEDKEGRLILSKKRAQYERAWGTIEKIKEEDGIVTGTVIEVVKGGLILDIGLRGFLPASLVEMRRVRDLQPYVGKELEAKIIELDKNRNNVVLSRRAWLEQTQSEVRQTFLTTLQKGQVRSGVVSSIVNFGAFVDLGGVDGLVHVSELSWKHIDHPSEVVEVGQEVTVEVLDVDMDRERVSLSLKATQEDPWQQFARTHQIGQVVPGKVTKLVPFGAFVRVDEGIEGLVHISELAERHVEIPEQVVQVNDEIFVKVIDIDLERRRISLSLKQANEAFGADPSAVEFDPTLYGMAASYDDQGNYIYPEGFDPETNDWLEGYETQREAWETQYAEAQQRFEQHQAQVIKSREADEKAAAEGGESAAPAASGGGSYSSEGGDNSGALASDEALAALREKLAGGQS; translated from the coding sequence ATGACGAGCAGCACCGAGACCACCGCCACCACCCCGCAGGTAGCGGTCAACGACATCGGTAACGAGGAAGCCTTCCTCGCCGCGATCGACGAGACGATCAAGTACTTCAACGACGGCGACATCGTCGACGGCGTCATCGTGAAGGTCGACCGGGACGAGGTCCTGCTCGACATCGGTTACAAGACCGAAGGTGTCATCCCGAGCCGCGAGCTCTCGATCAAGCACGACGTCGACCCCAACGAGGTCGTTGCCGTCGGCGACGAGATCGAGGCCCTTGTCCTCCAGAAGGAGGACAAGGAAGGCCGCCTGATCCTCTCGAAGAAGCGCGCCCAGTACGAGCGTGCCTGGGGCACCATCGAGAAGATCAAGGAAGAGGACGGCATCGTCACCGGTACCGTCATCGAGGTCGTCAAGGGTGGTCTCATCCTCGACATCGGCCTCCGCGGCTTCCTCCCGGCCTCCCTGGTCGAGATGCGCCGCGTCCGCGACCTCCAGCCCTACGTGGGCAAGGAGCTCGAGGCGAAGATCATCGAGCTGGACAAGAACCGCAACAACGTGGTCCTGTCCCGCCGTGCCTGGCTGGAGCAGACCCAGTCCGAGGTCCGCCAGACCTTCCTCACCACCCTCCAGAAGGGTCAGGTGCGGTCCGGCGTCGTCTCCTCGATCGTCAACTTCGGTGCCTTCGTGGACCTGGGTGGCGTCGACGGTCTGGTCCACGTCTCCGAGCTGTCCTGGAAGCACATCGACCACCCCTCCGAGGTCGTCGAGGTCGGCCAGGAGGTCACGGTCGAGGTCCTCGACGTCGACATGGACCGCGAGCGCGTCTCCCTGTCGCTGAAGGCGACCCAGGAAGACCCGTGGCAGCAGTTCGCCCGGACCCACCAGATCGGCCAGGTCGTCCCCGGCAAGGTCACCAAGCTGGTTCCGTTCGGTGCGTTCGTCCGCGTCGACGAGGGCATCGAGGGCCTGGTCCACATCTCCGAGCTGGCCGAGCGCCACGTGGAGATCCCGGAGCAGGTCGTCCAGGTCAACGACGAGATCTTCGTCAAGGTCATCGACATCGACCTCGAGCGTCGCCGCATCAGCCTCTCGCTGAAGCAGGCCAACGAGGCCTTCGGCGCCGACCCGTCGGCGGTCGAGTTCGACCCGACCCTGTACGGCATGGCCGCGTCCTACGACGACCAGGGCAACTACATCTACCCCGAGGGCTTCGACCCCGAGACCAACGACTGGCTCGAGGGCTACGAGACCCAGCGCGAGGCCTGGGAGACCCAGTACGCCGAGGCCCAGCAGCGCTTCGAGCAGCACCAGGCGCAGGTCATCAAGTCCCGCGAGGCGGACGAGAAGGCCGCTGCCGAGGGTGGCGAGTCCGCCGCTCCGGCCGCGTCCGGTGGCGGTTCGTACTCCTCCGAGGGCGGCGACAACTCCGGCGCCCTGGCGTCGGACGAGGCGCTGGCCGCGCTGCGCGAGAAGCTGGCCGGCGGCCAGAGCTGA
- a CDS encoding PAC2 family protein, whose product MLDPRELYAWEPKGLAVVDMALAQESAGLVMLYHFDGYIDAGEAGDQIVDQVLDSLPHQVVARFDHDRLVDYRARRPLLTFTRDTWTEYEDPVIEVRIVQDATGAPFLLLSGPEPDVEWERFAAAVGQIVERLGVRLAVNFHGIPMGVPHTRPVGITPHGNRTDLVPGHRSPFEEAQVPGSAEALVEYRLMQAGHEVLGVAAHVPHYIARSPYPDAALTVLETITAATGLVLPGIAHSLRTEAHRTQTEIDRQVKEGDEELTALIQGLEHQYDAAAGAESRGNMLAEPVDIPSADEIGREFERFLAEREGEG is encoded by the coding sequence GTGCTTGATCCGCGGGAGCTGTACGCATGGGAGCCGAAGGGCCTGGCGGTCGTCGACATGGCGCTGGCCCAGGAGTCGGCCGGACTCGTCATGCTCTACCACTTCGACGGCTACATCGACGCCGGCGAGGCCGGCGACCAGATCGTCGACCAGGTGCTGGACTCGCTGCCCCACCAGGTCGTCGCCCGGTTCGACCACGACCGGCTCGTCGACTACCGCGCCCGCCGGCCCCTGCTGACGTTCACGCGCGACACGTGGACGGAGTACGAGGACCCCGTCATCGAGGTGCGGATCGTCCAGGACGCCACCGGCGCCCCCTTCCTGCTGCTGTCCGGCCCCGAACCGGACGTCGAGTGGGAGCGCTTCGCCGCGGCCGTCGGACAGATCGTGGAACGCCTCGGCGTCCGCCTCGCCGTGAACTTCCACGGCATCCCCATGGGCGTCCCCCACACCCGCCCCGTCGGCATCACCCCGCACGGCAACCGCACCGACCTCGTCCCCGGCCACCGCAGCCCCTTCGAGGAGGCCCAGGTCCCCGGCAGCGCCGAGGCGCTGGTCGAGTACCGGCTGATGCAGGCCGGCCACGAGGTCCTCGGCGTCGCCGCCCACGTACCGCACTACATCGCCCGCTCCCCGTACCCGGACGCGGCGCTGACCGTGCTGGAGACGATCACGGCCGCGACCGGCCTGGTCCTGCCCGGCATCGCGCACTCCCTGCGCACCGAGGCCCACCGGACCCAGACCGAGATCGACCGCCAGGTCAAGGAGGGCGACGAGGAGCTGACCGCCCTCATCCAGGGCCTGGAGCACCAGTACGACGCCGCGGCCGGCGCCGAGAGCCGGGGCAACATGCTCGCCGAGCCCGTCGACATCCCCTCGGCCGACGAGATCGGCCGCGAGTTCGAACGGTTCCTGGCCGAGCGGGAGGGCGAGGGCTGA
- the coaE gene encoding dephospho-CoA kinase, giving the protein MLTVGLTGGIGAGKSEVSRLLVEYGAVLVDADRIAREVVEPGTPGLAAVVEAFGDGVLTEDGRLDRPKLGSLVFADPERLAVLNGIVHPLVGARSRELEAAAPRDAVVVHDVPLLTENGLAPLYDVVVVVDTDPATQLDRLVRLRGMTEEDARARMNAQAGREERRAVADIVIDNDVPLDELRRRVREVWDELVRRAHPTA; this is encoded by the coding sequence ATGCTGACGGTGGGCCTGACCGGCGGAATCGGCGCCGGCAAGAGCGAGGTGTCGCGGCTGCTCGTCGAGTACGGAGCCGTACTCGTCGACGCGGACCGCATCGCACGCGAGGTGGTCGAGCCGGGGACCCCCGGCCTCGCCGCCGTCGTCGAGGCGTTCGGCGACGGCGTCCTCACCGAGGACGGCCGTCTCGACCGGCCGAAACTCGGCTCCCTGGTCTTCGCCGACCCGGAGCGGCTCGCCGTCCTCAACGGCATCGTCCACCCCCTGGTCGGCGCCCGCTCCCGCGAGCTGGAAGCCGCCGCTCCGCGTGACGCCGTGGTCGTCCACGACGTCCCCCTCCTCACCGAGAACGGACTCGCCCCCCTCTACGACGTGGTCGTCGTCGTCGACACCGATCCCGCCACCCAGCTCGACCGGCTGGTACGGCTGCGCGGCATGACCGAGGAGGACGCCCGCGCCCGCATGAACGCGCAGGCCGGCCGAGAGGAGCGCCGGGCGGTCGCGGACATCGTCATCGACAACGACGTCCCCCTCGACGAACTGCGGCGCCGCGTGCGCGAGGTGTGGGACGAACTGGTGCGCCGGGCCCACCCCACCGCCTGA
- a CDS encoding tetratricopeptide repeat protein translates to MAENRGSTGRTPETDVIDFRAAEQLLAARDPRGAVKLLDGVIAAHPENTAARLLRARAFFAAAQLRPAELEFTIVLEREPDNAFAHFALARTYERRGCPDQARRHFRLAAALDPNPEYVQQARFDG, encoded by the coding sequence GTGGCCGAGAACCGCGGTTCGACCGGACGCACTCCGGAAACGGACGTCATCGACTTCCGCGCCGCCGAGCAACTGCTCGCGGCCCGGGACCCACGAGGAGCGGTGAAACTGCTCGACGGGGTCATCGCCGCCCACCCGGAGAACACCGCGGCCCGGCTGCTGCGCGCGCGGGCCTTCTTCGCGGCGGCGCAGCTCCGGCCGGCCGAGCTGGAATTCACCATCGTCCTGGAACGCGAGCCGGACAACGCCTTCGCGCACTTCGCGCTGGCCCGCACCTACGAACGCCGGGGCTGTCCCGACCAGGCCCGGCGCCATTTCCGGCTGGCCGCGGCCCTCGACCCGAACCCGGAGTACGTGCAGCAGGCACGGTTCGACGGGTGA
- a CDS encoding DUF6343 family protein: protein MRTGSEPATARSALRARFWLSLWGLVWAVFGTTVFALTGRPGWAAACGVLWVIVVVDLAVIVRHLRQGPHYQPGRDIPPYPPPRDRP, encoded by the coding sequence ATGCGTACAGGCAGTGAACCGGCCACCGCGCGCAGTGCGCTGCGGGCGCGGTTCTGGCTGAGCCTGTGGGGCCTGGTCTGGGCGGTCTTCGGCACGACCGTCTTCGCGCTCACCGGGCGCCCCGGCTGGGCCGCCGCGTGCGGTGTGCTGTGGGTGATCGTCGTGGTCGACCTGGCAGTGATCGTCCGGCACCTGCGGCAGGGCCCGCACTACCAGCCCGGCCGCGACATCCCGCCCTACCCGCCCCCGCGGGACCGTCCGTAG
- a CDS encoding class I SAM-dependent methyltransferase: protein MESKTRAGHRGTGPGVITPDGCAVEVYARLSVGPEPDIVEAAVPAGAHILELGCGAGRVTHPLLERGFTVTAVDESAEMLERVRGARTIRSAIEDLALPETFDAVMLASCLVHTGDTSVRRGLLRTCVRHVAEGGCVLIQRETADAHTDVPRERLDPAGFTIRIASVEPDGDGVDRVRAEYVFPETVWTQTFRSRALTREQFASALGEAGLRVDRYLTEDETWVRAVPVT from the coding sequence ATGGAGTCGAAGACGAGAGCGGGGCACCGGGGGACCGGACCCGGAGTGATCACCCCGGACGGCTGCGCCGTGGAGGTGTACGCGCGGCTGTCCGTCGGCCCGGAGCCGGACATCGTCGAGGCGGCCGTGCCCGCGGGCGCGCACATCCTCGAACTGGGCTGCGGAGCGGGCCGCGTGACCCACCCGCTGCTGGAACGCGGGTTCACCGTCACGGCGGTCGACGAATCCGCCGAGATGCTGGAGCGCGTGCGCGGCGCACGGACGATACGCTCGGCCATCGAGGACCTGGCCCTGCCGGAGACCTTCGACGCGGTGATGCTGGCCTCGTGCCTCGTCCACACCGGCGACACCAGCGTGCGGCGCGGTCTGCTGCGTACCTGTGTCCGCCACGTCGCGGAGGGCGGCTGCGTGCTGATCCAGCGTGAGACCGCCGACGCGCACACCGACGTTCCGCGCGAACGTCTCGACCCGGCCGGTTTCACCATCCGCATCGCGTCGGTGGAGCCGGACGGTGACGGCGTCGACCGGGTCCGTGCCGAGTACGTGTTCCCGGAGACGGTCTGGACGCAGACCTTCCGCTCCCGGGCACTCACGCGGGAACAGTTCGCGTCGGCGCTCGGAGAGGCGGGGCTGCGCGTGGACCGGTACCTGACCGAGGACGAGACCTGGGTGCGGGCGGTACCGGTGACCTGA
- a CDS encoding RNA-binding S4 domain-containing protein, giving the protein MASEHDEGGHDAGAPGGETPDPKTTAAIAAAEAARPQHGESVRVDSWIWAVRLIKTRSLGATACRGGHVRVNGERVKPAHSLRVGDEVRLRHEGRERIVVVKRLIRKRVGAPVAVQCYVDNSPPPPPREATAPAGIRDRGTGRPTKRDRRELERLRGLHAPGRPDGH; this is encoded by the coding sequence ATGGCTTCCGAGCATGACGAGGGCGGGCACGACGCCGGTGCCCCCGGCGGGGAGACCCCCGATCCGAAGACGACCGCCGCCATCGCCGCCGCCGAGGCGGCTCGGCCGCAACACGGCGAGAGCGTCCGCGTCGACAGCTGGATCTGGGCCGTCCGCCTGATCAAGACCCGTTCGCTCGGCGCGACCGCCTGCCGGGGCGGCCACGTCCGCGTGAACGGGGAGCGGGTCAAGCCCGCCCACTCCCTGCGCGTCGGTGACGAGGTGCGCCTGCGGCACGAGGGACGGGAACGGATCGTCGTCGTGAAGCGGTTGATCCGCAAGCGCGTCGGCGCCCCGGTCGCCGTCCAGTGCTACGTCGACAACTCCCCTCCGCCGCCGCCCCGCGAGGCCACCGCCCCGGCCGGCATCCGGGACCGTGGCACGGGCCGCCCCACCAAGCGCGACCGCCGTGAGCTGGAGCGCCTGCGCGGACTGCACGCCCCGGGCCGGCCCGACGGGCACTGA